In the Flavobacterium sp. 90 genome, TTCTGGATTCCAACCGTTTTCTGCCCAATCTGTTGCCGAAATTCTAACGAATAAAGGCAAATTTGATGGCCATTCGGTTTGAACTGCTTCCAGAATTTCTAAGGTAAAACGGATTCGGTTCTCGAAACTTCCACCGTATTCATCCGTTCTCGTATTTGTTAATGGTGATAAAAACTGGTGTAATAAATAACCGTGTGCACCGTGAATTTCTAACACTTTATAACCCGCTTCTACAACTCTTTTGGTCGCAGCTTTGAAATCTGAAATTATTTTTTGGATTCCGTTTTTGTCTAAAGCTTCAGGAAGAAACGGTTCGTCATCATGATATGGAATCGCGCTTGCCGAAACTGTCTGCCATCCACCTTGAGCGAAATCTAATTTTTTATTGCCTTCCCAAGGTGCAGAAACACTTGCTTTTCGACCTGCGTGCGCCAACTGAATTCCAGGAATTGCATTTTGTGAAACGATAAATTCGTTTATTGTTTTTAGTTTTTCGATATGTTCGTCTTTCCAAATTCCAAGATCTGAAGGTGAAATTCTAGCTTCGGGAGAAACTGCCGTTGCTTCCTGAATGATTAATCCAACGCCACCGCTGGCACGACTGCCAAGATGAACTAAATGCCAATTGTTTGCAAATCCGTCGATTGCCGAATATTGACACATAGGCGAAATAACTATTCTGTTTTTTAATGTAATGTCTTTTATCTTAAGTGGAGAAAATAATAATGAAGCCATAATTGTAACTTTTAATGGTTTTGTACTACCTATAAGGAATGATAGTCTTTAAAAAAGTAAAGTTAAAGCTTCTTAATAAAAGGAGAATTCTAAATGTTTATTAATTAACAAACATTTAAAACCTTAAGTATTATATTGCACTATCAAATTAAAATAGAAACGTTACTTTTGTGCGTTAAATTACGAACTAAAAATACAAAATGGATATAGTTATCAAACTCTCTCAATTTCTATTGAGTTTATCTTTACTTATTATTCTTCACGAATTAGGACATTTTATTCCTGCTAAATTATTTAAAACAAGAGTCGAAAAATTCTACTTATTTTTTGATGTTAAATATTCTCTATTAAAAAAGAAAATTGGCGAAACTGAATACGGAATCGGATGGTTGCCACTTGGAGGTTACGTAAAAATCTCCGGAATGATCGACGAAAGTATGGACAAAGAACAAATGGCTTTGCCTCCGCAACCGTGGGAATTTCGTTCTAAACCGGCTTGGCAGCGTTTGATCATCATGTTAGGTGGTGTTACGGTAAACTTTATATTGGCATTCATTATATATATAGGAATGGCATTTGCTTATG is a window encoding:
- a CDS encoding NADH:flavin oxidoreductase/NADH oxidase, whose translation is MASLLFSPLKIKDITLKNRIVISPMCQYSAIDGFANNWHLVHLGSRASGGVGLIIQEATAVSPEARISPSDLGIWKDEHIEKLKTINEFIVSQNAIPGIQLAHAGRKASVSAPWEGNKKLDFAQGGWQTVSASAIPYHDDEPFLPEALDKNGIQKIISDFKAATKRVVEAGYKVLEIHGAHGYLLHQFLSPLTNTRTDEYGGSFENRIRFTLEILEAVQTEWPSNLPLFVRISATDWAENGWNPEESVQLSKILKEKGVDLIDVSSGGLVSYQKIPVGPGYQVNFAAKIKKEANILTGAVGLITEAKQAEEILKKDQADLVLFARESLRNPNLPLDFAKELNDDIQWPKQYERAKI